The following are encoded in a window of Roseimaritima ulvae genomic DNA:
- a CDS encoding glycosyltransferase family 4 protein → MTRRLCLVIPTLDRGGAEKQLCLLAAGLPKDQWDTHVVLLTRDGPRRAMLDAAEIPVTLIGKRFKADPTAYLRLKRYFRQLRPDIVHTWIFAANSYGRAAAHAVGVPTIIGSERCVDLWKTSRHFAIDRYLARRSQAITTNSCGVRDFYAQHGIAAERFRIIPNGIEPQSYPAVSREEACRRLGVDADRRLVFAVGRLWPQKRYRDLIWGGEMLGLMRGDTTLVIIGEGPQRSELMRYRDAVTNSQRVSLAGQRSDVGSLLPHADAFWIGSEYEGQSNSVMEAMQAGLPVVASDIPGNRDLVLDEQTGWIVPLGDAAAFAQTTNTILNDADLAHRMGQAAKQRIATEFTVQNMRDRHQQLYNELSSGNSPSGKSES, encoded by the coding sequence GTGACCCGCCGACTTTGCCTCGTAATTCCGACGCTCGATCGTGGCGGCGCCGAAAAACAGCTGTGTCTGTTGGCCGCCGGGCTGCCCAAGGATCAATGGGATACCCACGTCGTGCTGCTGACCCGCGACGGTCCGCGGCGAGCGATGTTGGATGCCGCTGAAATTCCCGTGACGCTGATCGGCAAACGTTTTAAAGCCGACCCGACGGCTTACCTGCGGCTGAAACGGTACTTCCGCCAATTGCGGCCCGACATCGTGCACACTTGGATCTTCGCCGCCAACAGTTACGGCCGCGCCGCCGCGCATGCCGTCGGCGTGCCCACGATCATCGGCTCCGAACGCTGTGTGGACCTCTGGAAAACCAGCCGACACTTTGCCATCGACCGCTACCTCGCTCGCCGCAGTCAAGCGATCACGACCAACAGTTGCGGAGTCCGCGATTTCTATGCCCAACACGGCATCGCCGCCGAGCGTTTCCGCATCATCCCCAACGGCATCGAGCCCCAGAGCTATCCGGCGGTCAGCCGTGAAGAAGCCTGTCGCCGACTGGGTGTCGATGCCGACCGCCGACTCGTATTCGCCGTCGGTCGATTGTGGCCGCAAAAACGTTACCGGGATCTGATCTGGGGCGGCGAGATGCTGGGTCTGATGCGTGGCGACACGACGCTGGTAATCATCGGTGAAGGACCGCAGCGTTCCGAACTGATGCGTTATCGCGACGCGGTTACCAATTCGCAGCGAGTCAGCCTTGCCGGTCAGCGCAGCGATGTCGGCAGCCTGTTGCCGCACGCCGACGCGTTTTGGATCGGCAGCGAATACGAAGGGCAAAGCAATTCAGTGATGGAAGCCATGCAAGCCGGCTTACCTGTCGTAGCTTCGGACATTCCCGGCAATCGCGACTTGGTGCTCGATGAGCAGACGGGCTGGATCGTACCTCTGGGCGATGCGGCGGCCTTTGCACAAACCACCAACACGATCCTCAATGATGCCGATCTGGCCCACCGCATGGGACAAGCGGCGAAGCAACGAATCGCCACCGAGTTTACCGTGCAAAACATGCGGGATCGGCATCAGCAACTGTACAACGAATTAAGTTCCGGCAACTCTCCTTCCGGTAAATCCGAATCATGA
- a CDS encoding glycosyltransferase family 4 protein yields MGGLRTLMVTRRYWPQMGDDAACRLATLAAGLRRRGARPHIVAARYAASWPKDLSVRETPVHRPAPAPRSEWSMPRYTRALTNWLREQAPAFDLLYADAMREEGAMVVEVARRAGVPSVLRYAGVGDCSDDAWWATSRAAKRCMGVCLKADAVIATRASAEQTLLSAGLSRSRIHRIDDGFVPGPPNDPAARAAARKALANVNSDLFVPVDGKVLLTTNRMVAEGGLGDLVKVLPELLERHPQLRVWLTNDGELRDDFFEYLRGCGVRSLVSMPGSFGAVDELLLASDLYVLPRDTDGLEYYFPRIVGAGIPAAVVDTVETRRLLAESFSQAVSFPPDHPAAIRDALETLLSDYPQSQKTARHIRQTALQHSFGESVEQHLRLFCRLTGKTLTGNSMTAEPLL; encoded by the coding sequence ATGGGTGGATTGCGGACATTGATGGTGACGCGTCGCTACTGGCCTCAGATGGGCGACGATGCGGCCTGTCGGCTGGCGACATTGGCCGCGGGACTTCGGCGCCGCGGGGCCCGACCTCACATCGTGGCCGCCCGCTATGCGGCCTCCTGGCCCAAAGACCTCTCGGTCCGCGAGACGCCCGTGCATCGTCCCGCACCGGCACCACGCAGCGAGTGGTCCATGCCCCGCTACACCCGCGCCCTGACCAACTGGTTGCGTGAACAAGCCCCCGCGTTTGATTTGTTATACGCCGACGCGATGCGTGAAGAGGGCGCGATGGTCGTCGAAGTGGCGCGGCGAGCCGGCGTCCCTTCGGTGCTCCGCTACGCCGGCGTGGGCGATTGTTCCGACGACGCTTGGTGGGCCACATCGCGGGCCGCCAAACGCTGCATGGGCGTCTGCCTCAAAGCCGACGCGGTGATCGCCACACGGGCTTCGGCCGAACAAACGCTGTTGAGTGCGGGGCTGTCGCGGAGTCGCATTCATCGTATCGATGACGGCTTTGTCCCCGGCCCGCCCAACGATCCCGCCGCCCGTGCGGCGGCTCGCAAGGCGCTGGCCAACGTCAACAGCGACCTGTTCGTGCCAGTCGATGGCAAGGTCCTACTAACCACCAATCGGATGGTCGCCGAGGGAGGTTTGGGGGACCTGGTAAAAGTCCTGCCCGAGCTGCTCGAGCGGCATCCTCAGCTGCGCGTGTGGCTGACCAATGACGGTGAACTGCGAGACGATTTTTTCGAATACCTGCGTGGCTGTGGCGTTCGCAGTCTGGTCAGTATGCCGGGTTCGTTTGGAGCGGTCGACGAATTGTTGTTGGCCAGCGACCTGTACGTACTGCCGCGGGACACCGATGGCCTGGAGTACTACTTTCCCCGGATCGTCGGGGCTGGTATCCCGGCGGCGGTAGTCGATACAGTGGAAACGCGTCGCCTGTTAGCGGAATCGTTTTCGCAGGCGGTGAGCTTCCCTCCCGACCACCCGGCAGCGATTCGCGACGCCCTGGAAACCCTGCTGAGCGATTATCCCCAAAGCCAAAAAACGGCACGCCACATCCGCCAGACGGCCTTGCAACACAGTTTTGGTGAATCCGTGGAGCAACATTTACGTTTATTTTGCCGCTTGACCGGGAAAACCTTGACCGGCAACTCGATGACTGCCGAGCCGCTACTGTGA
- the hpt gene encoding hypoxanthine phosphoribosyltransferase: MRVLLNETQLLDGVRQLAAKIDEHYQGRPLTVVAVMTGSVVLFADLIRMLSMPLRVGVIQASSYRGGVKAGELAVDTDMLLDLQGRDVLLVDDIFDTGRTLERLTKIVQDRGAQSVQSAMLLRKQRTHDVPIRPDFVAFEIPDEFVVGYGLDYRDMYRNLPYLAILDEDEIARTSETHAAAKPIDPQAVASGNG, encoded by the coding sequence ATGCGTGTGCTGCTGAATGAAACGCAATTGTTGGATGGAGTCCGGCAACTGGCGGCCAAAATTGACGAACACTATCAGGGGCGTCCGCTGACGGTCGTCGCCGTGATGACCGGGTCGGTGGTGCTGTTTGCCGACCTGATCCGCATGCTGTCGATGCCGTTGCGGGTGGGAGTGATTCAAGCCAGCAGCTACCGCGGCGGTGTGAAAGCGGGCGAACTGGCGGTGGATACAGACATGTTGTTGGACCTGCAGGGCCGCGACGTGTTGTTGGTCGACGACATCTTCGACACCGGGCGAACGCTCGAGCGATTAACGAAAATCGTCCAAGATCGCGGCGCCCAGTCGGTTCAAAGCGCGATGCTGTTGCGAAAGCAGCGGACCCATGACGTGCCGATCCGTCCCGATTTTGTCGCCTTTGAAATTCCCGACGAGTTTGTTGTTGGCTACGGCTTGGACTATCGCGACATGTATCGCAACCTTCCGTATCTGGCGATTCTGGACGAAGACGAGATTGCTCGCACCAGCGAAACCCACGCCGCAGCGAAGCCGATTGATCCCCAGGCCGTGGCATCCGGAAACGGGTAA
- a CDS encoding MBL fold metallo-hydrolase, with product MQLHCLGTSGYHPNEQRHTTCYAVPAAGLVLDAGTGMFRLAPLLQTDRLDILLSHAHLDHVVGLTFLLSVLHQRPVETVRVWGQRSKLQAIREHLFHESLFPVQLDVEWIALEDRVPELLGNGRVRWFPLQHPGGSVGYRIDWPDHSLAYVSDTTGDPIADYVSVIRGVDLLLHECNFRDKQVAWAEKTGHSWTNRVASVAQVAAVGQLALVHLNPLETGEDPVGLDSARAVFPNTVVAADKLVLDF from the coding sequence ATGCAACTGCACTGCCTTGGCACTTCGGGTTATCACCCTAACGAACAGCGGCACACCACTTGTTACGCCGTCCCCGCAGCGGGTTTGGTGCTCGACGCGGGCACCGGCATGTTTCGCCTGGCTCCGCTGCTGCAGACCGATCGCCTGGACATCCTGCTCAGTCATGCTCACCTGGACCACGTGGTCGGGCTGACATTTTTGCTCAGCGTCTTGCATCAGCGACCGGTAGAAACCGTGCGGGTTTGGGGCCAGCGCAGCAAGTTGCAGGCGATTCGCGAGCACTTGTTTCATGAAAGTCTGTTTCCGGTGCAGTTGGACGTGGAATGGATCGCCTTGGAAGACCGCGTGCCAGAGTTGTTGGGCAATGGCCGAGTGCGTTGGTTTCCGCTGCAACATCCTGGCGGTTCGGTAGGCTATCGGATCGATTGGCCGGACCATTCGCTGGCCTACGTGTCGGATACCACGGGAGACCCGATCGCTGACTACGTGTCGGTGATCCGCGGCGTGGATTTACTGCTGCACGAATGTAATTTCCGCGACAAGCAGGTGGCTTGGGCGGAGAAGACCGGACATTCCTGGACCAATCGGGTGGCCAGTGTGGCTCAGGTAGCCGCCGTCGGCCAACTGGCCCTGGTGCACCTAAATCCTTTGGAAACCGGTGAAGATCCGGTAGGCCTGGATTCGGCTCGAGCGGTGTTTCCCAACACGGTAGTGGCCGCCGACAAGCTGGTGCTGGACTTTTAA
- the surE gene encoding 5'/3'-nucleotidase SurE: MKILLTNDDGVYAPGLAALETQLRHLGEVFVAAPATEQSGVGHAITFLTPLVCKKVMRQDRSWVWAVDGSPADSVKLAIAELCPWRPDLVVSGINNGLNAGINVLYSGTVAAAIEGAFFGITSCAVSLEYNPEADFQAAAVIARNVIGGIAAREEAAGGLFNINIPTAATERSAEVRVVPMGLAQYGDRYEKRQDPGGRDYYWAIWSEPETPPAEGTDVTELRDGRVTVTPLQFDLTRRKLAAQMNNWNLRS, encoded by the coding sequence ATGAAAATCCTGTTGACCAACGACGATGGCGTCTATGCACCCGGGCTGGCCGCGTTGGAAACCCAGCTGCGACATCTGGGCGAAGTGTTTGTCGCCGCACCGGCAACCGAACAAAGTGGCGTTGGGCACGCGATCACGTTCCTGACTCCGTTGGTCTGCAAGAAGGTCATGCGTCAGGACCGCAGCTGGGTCTGGGCCGTGGACGGTTCGCCGGCCGACAGCGTGAAATTGGCGATTGCCGAACTGTGCCCGTGGCGCCCCGACTTGGTGGTCAGCGGTATCAACAATGGTTTAAACGCGGGCATCAACGTGCTGTATAGCGGCACCGTGGCGGCGGCGATCGAGGGCGCGTTTTTTGGCATCACCAGTTGCGCGGTGTCTCTGGAATACAACCCCGAAGCGGACTTTCAAGCCGCCGCCGTGATCGCTCGCAATGTGATCGGGGGTATCGCAGCCCGCGAGGAAGCGGCCGGTGGATTGTTTAATATCAATATCCCCACCGCGGCCACCGAACGATCGGCCGAAGTCCGCGTGGTGCCGATGGGGCTGGCTCAGTACGGCGACCGCTACGAAAAACGCCAAGACCCCGGCGGACGCGACTATTACTGGGCGATTTGGAGCGAGCCGGAAACGCCGCCCGCCGAAGGCACCGACGTCACCGAGCTGCGCGATGGTCGCGTCACCGTGACGCCGCTGCAATTCGATCTCACCCGCCGCAAATTGGCCGCCCAAATGAACAACTGGAACCTCCGCAGCTGA
- a CDS encoding vWA domain-containing protein has product MPTATSLESAALPPSAELPAMASEPSARPMLAVDAESESGMAAVDSDLGTGPGQGGDRFDEIVENAFLRVGEHPLSTFSIDVDTASYSKIRQFLLNNHRLPRADAVRIEELVNYFDYDYAGPSEDQSEPFATHVAVSQCPWNTEHRLTRIAIKGRTMQTDARPPSNLVFLIDSSGSMNRPNRLPLLQRALALLLKQLNQRDRVAVVAYAGSAGLVLDSTPASEADTILTSLNRLKAGGSTNGGEGLELAYAIAREHFVESGTNRILLCTDGDFNVGRTGTDQMLDLVERESKGGIELTVLGLGMGNFNDAMLEQISGRGNGNYAFIDTYNEARKVLVQQLSGTLVTIAKDVKIQVEFNPQEVAAYRLIGYENRILQSQDFNDDKKDAGEIGAGHSVTALYEIVPRGASTVDALASTDELKYQTPGEPSSAAESGELLTVKLRYKRPGEQDSVLQQWAVRDSQQTFAQADREFQFASAVAGFGMLLRDSPHAGNWTLDSVQEVAESALGDDPWGLRQEFVELVATARVLKSSH; this is encoded by the coding sequence ATGCCCACTGCTACTTCGCTGGAGTCCGCGGCGCTGCCACCGAGCGCAGAGCTGCCAGCGATGGCCTCCGAGCCGAGCGCTCGTCCGATGTTGGCGGTCGACGCCGAATCCGAGTCGGGCATGGCTGCGGTCGACAGTGATCTGGGGACCGGTCCGGGACAGGGCGGCGACCGCTTTGACGAAATCGTCGAGAACGCCTTTCTCCGCGTAGGCGAGCATCCGCTGAGCACTTTTTCCATCGACGTCGACACCGCGTCGTACAGTAAAATCCGGCAGTTCCTGTTGAACAATCACCGCCTGCCGAGGGCCGATGCGGTGCGGATCGAAGAACTGGTCAACTACTTCGACTATGACTACGCCGGCCCGTCGGAGGACCAGAGCGAACCCTTTGCGACGCACGTAGCGGTCAGCCAATGCCCGTGGAATACCGAGCATCGTCTGACGCGGATTGCGATCAAGGGCCGGACCATGCAAACCGACGCCCGGCCGCCCAGCAACTTGGTGTTTCTGATCGATTCCTCCGGCTCGATGAACCGTCCCAATCGCTTGCCGCTGCTGCAACGGGCGCTGGCACTGTTGCTGAAACAATTGAACCAGCGCGATCGAGTGGCTGTGGTGGCGTACGCCGGTTCGGCAGGTTTGGTGCTGGACAGTACGCCGGCCAGCGAAGCCGACACGATCCTGACCTCGCTGAATCGACTGAAGGCGGGCGGCAGTACCAACGGCGGCGAAGGTCTGGAATTGGCGTACGCGATCGCCCGCGAACACTTTGTGGAAAGCGGCACCAATCGGATCCTGTTATGTACCGATGGCGACTTCAACGTAGGCCGCACCGGTACCGATCAAATGTTGGATTTGGTGGAACGCGAATCCAAGGGCGGCATCGAATTGACCGTACTGGGGTTGGGCATGGGCAACTTTAATGACGCTATGCTGGAACAGATCAGCGGACGCGGCAACGGTAACTATGCGTTCATCGACACCTATAACGAAGCTCGCAAAGTGCTCGTGCAGCAACTGTCCGGCACCCTGGTGACGATCGCCAAAGACGTCAAGATTCAAGTGGAATTTAACCCCCAGGAAGTCGCCGCGTATCGATTGATTGGCTACGAAAATCGGATCTTGCAAAGCCAGGATTTTAACGACGACAAAAAAGACGCGGGGGAAATCGGTGCCGGTCACAGCGTTACGGCGCTGTATGAAATCGTGCCGCGAGGAGCCTCGACGGTCGATGCCTTGGCGAGCACCGACGAGCTGAAGTATCAAACGCCGGGCGAGCCTTCGAGCGCGGCGGAATCCGGTGAGTTGTTAACCGTAAAGCTGCGTTACAAACGGCCCGGCGAGCAGGACAGTGTGTTGCAGCAGTGGGCGGTGCGAGACAGCCAGCAAACGTTTGCCCAAGCGGATCGCGAGTTCCAGTTCGCCTCGGCCGTAGCCGGGTTTGGAATGTTGCTGCGAGATAGTCCACACGCAGGAAACTGGACGCTCGATTCGGTGCAAGAAGTCGCCGAATCGGCGCTCGGCGACGACCCTTGGGGGCTGAGACAAGAATTCGTCGAACTAGTGGCCACCGCCCGAGTGCTAAAAAGCAGT
- a CDS encoding response regulator transcription factor, which yields MTPVESNETDRPPVYTAADAGADSILVVDDAFMLRDRLAVAFQQRGFRVETAEDYDQAIGVFSARPTDLAVLDLRMPGRSGLDLLQKIKQLRPATRVLILSGFGSIATGIDAIRLGATNFISKPADADDILAKFLQGDEPGPLPRPDAEFPAPSLARSEWEHIHRVLADCGNNISEAARRLGIHRRSLQRKLRKRAPEDPGQPM from the coding sequence ATGACCCCGGTCGAAAGCAACGAAACCGATCGCCCCCCTGTCTACACGGCAGCCGACGCGGGCGCGGATAGCATCCTCGTTGTGGATGACGCCTTCATGCTTCGCGACCGGCTGGCGGTTGCTTTCCAACAACGGGGGTTCCGCGTGGAAACCGCCGAAGACTACGACCAAGCCATCGGCGTGTTCTCCGCTCGGCCCACCGACCTGGCCGTGCTGGATCTGCGGATGCCCGGACGCAGCGGTCTGGATCTGCTGCAAAAAATCAAACAGCTGCGGCCGGCTACACGGGTGCTGATTCTGTCCGGCTTTGGCAGCATCGCCACGGGTATCGACGCCATTCGTTTGGGAGCCACCAACTTCATCAGCAAGCCCGCCGACGCGGACGACATCCTGGCCAAGTTTCTCCAGGGCGATGAACCGGGTCCGCTGCCACGTCCCGATGCTGAATTCCCGGCGCCCTCGCTGGCCCGCAGCGAGTGGGAACACATCCATCGCGTGTTGGCCGATTGTGGCAACAACATTTCGGAAGCCGCGCGGCGACTGGGCATCCACCGCCGCTCGCTGCAACGCAAACTGCGCAAACGAGCTCCAGAAGATCCCGGTCAACCGATGTAA
- a CDS encoding GIY-YIG nuclease family protein: MTYVGGRSKKQLRAEIQSTCPKLPGVYGMWDRKGQLIYVGKSKALRSRLLSYFSAANAEEKAGRIIAAARVIQWETQPSEFAALLREQHLIRTLTPRWNVQEIPKRQRPVYLCLGRPPAPYFFLARVPPKDSVACEGPFHGAGRMSRAVDALNKHFRLRDCSSQQTMHFSEQLSLFQLEHRPGCLRLEINTCLGPCAAGCSRGEYDRQVAAAKSFLEGLNAEILVQLQDSMQTAAERRQFELAAHARDSLQVLEYLHRKLLYLAEVRRTYSFVYSVPGYDGSGIWYLIRNGEIADRLVAPQCTKTFADARPELRRWAAELEGSDTATTGQASNGLYPHTLSLVARWFRKNKDEHQQTFLPSQAGHKYRSAKANPRRYTVVG, from the coding sequence GTGACGTACGTGGGCGGGCGTTCCAAGAAACAGCTGCGGGCGGAGATTCAGTCGACCTGCCCCAAACTGCCCGGCGTGTACGGGATGTGGGACCGCAAAGGTCAGCTGATCTATGTGGGCAAGAGCAAAGCCTTGCGTTCGCGGTTGCTGAGTTATTTCAGTGCGGCCAACGCGGAGGAAAAAGCCGGCCGCATCATTGCCGCTGCGAGGGTCATCCAATGGGAAACGCAGCCCAGTGAGTTCGCGGCGTTGTTGCGTGAGCAGCATTTGATCCGCACCTTGACGCCGCGTTGGAACGTCCAGGAGATCCCCAAACGCCAACGTCCGGTTTACCTTTGCCTGGGACGACCGCCGGCTCCGTATTTTTTCCTGGCCCGGGTTCCGCCCAAAGATTCGGTCGCTTGCGAAGGCCCCTTCCATGGCGCCGGTCGGATGAGCCGAGCGGTCGACGCGCTCAACAAACACTTTCGACTTCGCGACTGCAGCAGCCAGCAGACGATGCATTTTTCCGAACAGCTGTCGTTGTTTCAATTGGAGCATCGTCCGGGCTGCTTGCGGTTGGAGATCAATACCTGTTTGGGGCCCTGTGCGGCGGGCTGTTCGCGGGGCGAATATGATCGGCAAGTCGCGGCGGCGAAAAGTTTCCTGGAAGGCTTAAATGCCGAGATCTTGGTCCAACTGCAGGACTCCATGCAAACCGCGGCCGAGCGACGGCAGTTTGAACTGGCCGCCCACGCTCGCGACAGCCTGCAAGTCTTGGAGTATCTGCATCGCAAACTGCTGTACCTGGCCGAAGTGCGACGGACGTATTCGTTTGTGTACAGCGTGCCGGGTTACGACGGCAGCGGAATCTGGTACCTGATCCGCAATGGCGAGATCGCCGACCGTCTGGTGGCGCCCCAGTGCACAAAAACGTTCGCCGACGCGCGTCCCGAACTGCGACGTTGGGCGGCGGAATTGGAAGGGTCCGACACCGCAACCACCGGCCAAGCGTCCAACGGTTTGTACCCCCACACGCTGTCCTTGGTGGCCAGGTGGTTCCGCAAGAACAAAGACGAACATCAGCAGACGTTCCTGCCCTCGCAGGCGGGCCACAAGTACCGCAGCGCCAAGGCCAATCCGCGTCGTTACACGGTTGTCGGATAG